In a genomic window of Ipomoea triloba cultivar NCNSP0323 chromosome 3, ASM357664v1:
- the LOC116012654 gene encoding secreted RxLR effector protein 161-like, with protein sequence VCARFQASPKESHLNASKRILRYLKGTQSVGLWYSRGGSFELTGYSDADFAGCKIDRKSTSGTCQFLGGRLVSWFSKKQHSIATSTAEAEYVAAGSCCAQVLWMKQQLRDYGVECKEVKIMCDNTSAIAITQNPVLHSRTKHIDIKYHFIRDHVEKKDITLEYVATEEQLADIFTKALCENR encoded by the coding sequence gtatgtgctagatttcaggcaagtcctaaggaaagtcacttaaatgcatctaaaaggatccttagatatctcaaaggtacgcaaagtgttggactttggtattcgagaggtggatctttcgaacttacgggttattcagatgcggactttgccggttgcaaaatagatcgaaagagcacatcagggacatgtcagtttctaggtggaagacttgtctcatggtttagcaagaaacagcattcgatagctacaagtaccgctgaggcagaatatgtagcagctggaagttgctgtgctcaggttttatggatgaagcaacaactacgggattatggtgttgaatgtaaagaggttaagatcatgtgtgacaacaccagtgctatagctattactcagaatccagtgttacattcaaggacaaaacacattgatatcaagtatcacttcatcagagaccatgttgagaaaaaggatataactttggaatatgttgcaactgaggagcaactagcagatattttcacaaaagcattatgtgaaaataga